In Carassius carassius chromosome 38, fCarCar2.1, whole genome shotgun sequence, the genomic stretch CCACAAACCATGCAATTGTACAGACACTGGTGAGTTCCTAAaactaaaggaatagtttacccaaaaatacatttatgtcaGGTTAAACTGACCCCTTTGTAATATCAAACTCGATATTTGAATGTTTCAGCTGATTGTCTATACAATGAAAGGTCCACCATAAAAATTAATCGGTAATTCACTCACAAATCGATCTACTTATTGATCAACTCATCAACTGTACATAGAGCCCAAATGTCAATAACACAGCAAACCTTATTGGTTAAAAATTTGTGATGGCATTCTAATTGTGTAGAAATGTGCAGAGTTCTCCGAGTTCTGTGGTCATtactaaaaaaaagtttcattgaactattcaatattttatatacatgttCTGCAGTTGCTATAATTATAATGTTAGTTATGTTTTGTCAAATCATGTATTTCTCTTCTCTTCCTAGGTCCATTTCATAAACCCAGAAACAGTCCCGAAGCCCTGCTGTGCTCCAACGCAGTTACACGGAATCTCAGTTTTGTACTTTGATGACAGTTCCAACGTAATATTGAAAAAGTACCGCAACATGGTCGTCAGGGCCTGCGGATGCCACTAATCTGCCCTGGACAAAATAAGGGATGCAAATACTTTTGACTCTCAAGAGCCCAGAGAGGAAAGAGACTCATTACTGGAGCAAAAAGGAGTGTAAATCCaaagcatacatttaatttaaaactcCAAACTCCTGGAACTGTATGAGGTTGACCGGTGCTCTAGCTTTCATTTCTGCTCAGAGACACAAGTTTGGAATATCAAAGAGGACATGAGCAGATAAAAAGAGAAAGAACTGTCAGGAAAAACGCAGATTGCTTTATTGAGATTTCATTACAAAAAACACTTTCACGATGGCATGATTTCTGTATGTAATTCACAGAAGTAATTCCTGGAAAATTCCTGCCGTGACTGAACTTATCAGAAAGTCTGAGACCACTGGTAAAAATGCTTCTAAATTggattttcttatttattaatttttctattaataattGAGCATAACAATGGGAGTTAAATGTTAAGTGAGAATAAAGGCATGCATTTGAGCTTATGTTGATCTTATGCACTTCAGTGGATAAATTCATAGTCTTGAATatctctttttcattttaaatcataatgtgCCTTTGTTTAAAATTCTGGTTATTTCCAGGTTTGAATTGCAGAATTTCCATGTGGTTGCATTGTGTTTTGCACAAGATGTGAAATAGACATGCAAATGATGGGTGCCTGTTCCAGGGAGTCAAAGCAATGGTTTTTGATTTCACTCTGCTACATTATTTGTTACATGCCCTCATTATATTGCATGTTTCATTTAGCAAATACCTTCTAGTTATCAAAAGCAGCTGTCATTAAGATGAATGGAAATGATAACAGGTTTATTTTAAACATCTGTGGGTTGCATATTATATAcagtgaaaacaaaaatattttattacatacaCCCCTGAGTCAGGAAATTaagtcattaatattaatatatggtATGTTTATTTTGTCAGCTTTTGGAGTACAGTATAGATTTCCACCAGGTTAATAGACATGAAGCCCAGTGTCAAAAAATTCAATATCAGACATTGTACAGGGTTTTTAGGATGTTCTTGATACAAATGCATGTGCATACAGAAAAATatagactgcaaaacaaaaataactactgtAATATCACATTTTGTGGCTGTTAGTTGTTATAAAAATGTTGTAACAAGGTCTGATATGTATTTTGTGACGtaataaactactgttcaaacgttTTGGGGCCtgaaagatgttttttttcttctctctttttttcttataatctACTATGCTGcattgatttgttcaaaaatagtaatattgtgaaatataattacattatattgtattatgctttttattataatattttcaaattttaaaatccttcctgtgatggcaaatcaaagttttcagcagccattactccagtcttcatgacCTCTCAGCCGgtcacataatccttcataaATAATTTTAGCAGGTTGATATGGTGCtcaagattaaaaaaattgtattatcaatgttggaaattttttttgtgtgctgcTTAGaacttttgtggaaaccttgacaTGTTTTgcagaattctttgatgactaTAAAGTGTAAAAGAAAAttctatatttcaaataattttttttaacaacataaaaataatgtaatctcACGTTTTaccaatttaataaaatattatcattaaaaatatttatttaaaaaaataaactcactgaccctaaacctttgaacggtagtgtaattGATTTGGTAACATTGCAGTTACTATGTACACATATTTGCTTTAAAAAGATGATATTTACAATGTACAAAGACAAAAACTGTACAAAACAATGTACAAAAACTGTTTTAACTGTAATTCtgagattttttgttttgttttgttataattcTACAGTAAATGATTTAGCCTTTAGCTGCTCAGTCTTCGGTGTGGTGTACCTTGGAAATTTCCCTGAGTTCAGGAGCTGTGAAGTGTCTCTTTCTTGATTTATGCTTTTTCTGCAGTGTGGGGTTGGTTTCGGCATGAAACTTTGGGACTGTGTGATCTCCACCCACTTCAGCTAGGCTCTGATTGGCAGGCTGAGAGGATGAGGTGGGCAAATGCGTTAGTGCCAGGCACACATCGCCCACCTTTAGTTGACGGCATTGTAGTCTGCAGGTTTGACTTGTGTGTCGAGGGTTACAGGAGGACCAGCCATGCCCACAAACGAAGAAAGGCAGCCCTTCACTCACCTCCAGAGACAACTTCAGAGAAAATGTAAATACTTTAAAGGCACAGTTCTCCTGAAAATAACAACTGTGTCATAATTTATTCCTCATGTCCTTCCATTTATTACAAAGTTCTGTcaaactctagatggtgcaggcTGATAGGATTTTAACTCAATCTGATATAAACACATTATTATCAACATGTTGCAGCCGTCTGGTTTTAGTagcatcagcagccaatgagctgctgctcaacattcaaatacttggccAGTGTTTGCTTAATAGTTTGCAGCGTGCtttagaaaccctccaccttccccagctccacttcTACAAATCTGCCACGGGGTAATTTCATGAATGTTATATACGGGGGTAATCTAATCTATTCCACCAAAACCAAATACATGAACATTGCCATGTATATTACCATGCTAAATtctcagagagttgtcatgacagaactgtGTTCAAAAAAGAGTCTAGACAAGACACatattcttttgtgttttgcagacGGTCTGAATCGTAAGACTTAATTATTCCTTCAAAATCCAAGGGGCATCTTCTGACCATGTGTGTGCTTACCTGTGAATGGTCGTGCTCAATCTCCAGATGTAAACATGAGAGCGTTGGCGTGTGTGAAGGTGTCATCTTCAACACAGTGAAACGCCTCAGCGTCAGCTCAGGATGTAATTGAGCACACCTTTTCAAATCATCCATCCTTAAATCCTCCACCCGCTTCAGTCGACCGCCCTCAAGCTCCACCAAAGAGCCTTCTGCAAAGCGATGGAGAACCCTCAGGGCAGAAGAGGAGGATTTAGGGTGTGTGCTAGTGTTCGTTTGTTGATTGTGTTTTTCTGCTTCTTCTCTCCAGACCAGCAGGGGGAGCTCCTCTCTTTTTTGCTTTTCACTTTCCCGCTTTGGTTCTTCAGGCACATCATGAGTAGAGTGGTTCAAATCGAGCTGCTGGTGATGGTTGTACTcgatattgtgtttaaaatattcTCTATTAGAATCTGTATGTAATAAAGAACCTAGAAGTGGGTTGTTTTTCACGTAATGTCTCTCATGATCTCTTTTGGAGCAGATTCTCTGATTTTGCGGTTCGTGGTACCAATGTGAATATCTCGGTCTCTCTTTCTGCATGCATGATTTGACTTCCTCAGTTGGAATATCTCTTCTTAGCGTATCCCTAACAACCCCTCTATAAAAATATGAAGCTGACAATGGGTCGATTTGTGGATTTTCCAGCTTTCTGAAACCTTTGACAGGTCCATGTCCTACTTCTGGAGTCAAATAATTCCAGTATGAAGTACTTCTTCCAAGACTGTGCAGCATGTTTGGGTCAGTGACAAGTAATTTTGATGAAGGTGGTAGATATCTCCTACTAGCAGAGTTCAGACTCTGTAAAGGGTGGATTGGATTTGCTCCTATAACACAAGAGAGGTCTGGGGTCGTGACAGAGCCTAGATCACAGCTGTAAGAATACAAGTTAAATCCACCTGTGACAACATCAGGTGTGGATTCCCGTACTTGTCTAGATCTTCTGAATATTAAATCCTGATTCCAAAAGGGAGAAGGGGTTTTAAAAATGGGTTCGGATGACTGTTCAATTGGTGCAGAATCCCATTTTTCTAAGATTAAGGAACTCTTCTTTTTTGCCATGAGCACAACAAAGATTGTGCAGTTTCACGTTTGACATAAACGCTGTGCTGTCCTCCTCTTTCTCTGTTTAAAACTACTGTTTAGTACTTGTGTAGAAATTTGCTTAGAATGAGGGGAAGAATGAGACCATTTGAGATGGTTTTAGAAAACACTGTGAAGGTATTTTGAGGGCATCAGCACTTGCTGGACGATTATAGTTCAGCTGAGAGCACAAGGGTATAATAGTTCTTTGAGTAGCTGTGATGGGTAAAATGGTGAGGAGACTTGTGGCATCACACTGACTGGGGGAACTGTTGGTTGGTTTCCAGTGCTAAGAATTTCTGAAAAAGGAAATAAAGTGTAAATTAACTTATGTTGTGGTAGATCTCTGTGTAGTGAAACTCATCTTTCTGCAGCaattacaacatttttaattcttaaaccacacacacacagatttccaTATTTTATGGGTTCATAGACGCaatggtttgcaaacacttaatTCTGTTTGACGTCCTGCAGAGTtgagctccaaccctgaaaaaaaaagaaaaaaaccaaaCACACACCCGCCTGCAGCtgtagtaatcctgaagacattgattagctggttcaggtgtgtttgattttttttcaggGCACTCTAGGACCGACGTCGCCTATTCCTGATTTATAAGCTGTTTGTATGGAGTTGTCTCTttgcaagtttttttatttaatttttttttttatcacacttttatgtatggatgtatgtgtgcatttatatttcttctttttatttttttgacattgtACATTGTGTAAGACACATTTTTCAGCCGCTAAAACTCTGAGAATACTAGAGAATACTGCCGTTATCATATATTGTGTTtcctaattaaatttttaattgtcCTTTATTTTAAGTTAAGTTTCAGTTAACACTTAAGTAACCAACTGGGCTCCACTAAATATACACTTTTGACtgtggaataaataaatattgggtGACAATTACACATTCAAATTGGATATTTCTACAATAGAAATATTGTAATGCTCCTTTTATGTAGGCCTAATGCTGCATACAAGCCAATAGGTGTCGGTATAAAGTCTAAGACCACTGATGTATCGGCCAATTAAACAAACCAAAATGACTTTAAATTCAACATAAAATCTAAATTGTCTTAATACATGTGCCTGGTCTTACTGTTCAAGTTTCATAAGTCCacataatttcataattaaaaatgtcttatgataactacagttttttttaaaactttactATAATATAGCATAACATAAATTCTGATAAGTATTAAcataaattagtaaataaatggtgataataaataaatggagatGTTGAAGCACCTTGTATTTAATGAGTGAATCTGATAAAATAGCCTATTGAAGAGACCAGACATGAGCTACTCGTACAACTTTGCCTACAGTGACAAGTACTTATAACAACAAAGAGAAATACGAGCAATATGAAATGCTTAAGTAGTCTAACAGACAACAAAGGCAACAAAATAAAGGctacattttgcatttttatttgtacatGTTAGCCAGCTAGCTAGTTTGTCTAATTAgcatatgcctgcccatacctTTCATTTCAATTCTGTGCATATACATACAGTGGAAAATACATaaacttaattatttcattttttaatgctAGATTATAGTCCTAGTCATGGTCTTTTTCAAAagacattaagacattttttggtgaattaaaagcaagcagtaatgtaactgatattaaaacaacattacagaaGCTTACGTtactttaaagaaaataaagtaaaattaaataaggcAGTTAACTCAAGCAAGAACATTCTACGGTGTCAGTGTTCTAAAAaggctatttcaaaatattacataaacatcACGAGCTAATACACAGTTGTTAACTCATTTTTTAATGATACTTTAAGAgcacataaataataaaactattttaaaggcGTGCGCCATGCATAATTAATGCGTTATGATGATGCATTATAATTATGTCATGATGCAGAAAGGGTTTAAATTAGTCCAACAtgacatatttacatttagtcatagCAGGCGTTAgaggtctttttatttttatttattttttgcttttgttaattgtataataaatgaaaggaaaacagatagaatacaaaaagattatattatatattatatattattattgacaTATTGTCAAATCTTATGATTTTTCATTGGTGtcaattttgttttattctaacgttattttaatcagttcgatGATCGATCAGTAGCCTACTAAAAGTATGATAACtgtcagaaattattttgcttaatatacGAGTGTAAGAGTGCACGATGGTCACAAgagggcgcacttccggaaaaaaataaataaataaaaaacctttccTGCGGTGACCCCCAGTCATTTTGCGTCTCCTATGGCCACGGGCCGGTCCTGACTATATACTATAACATAATATTGTTTTCCATAACAAAATTGGTACTATCATTCCTTTAACTGCat encodes the following:
- the LOC132118984 gene encoding uncharacterized protein LOC132118984, whose amino-acid sequence is MAKKKSSLILEKWDSAPIEQSSEPIFKTPSPFWNQDLIFRRSRQVRESTPDVVTGGFNLYSYSCDLGSVTTPDLSCVIGANPIHPLQSLNSASRRYLPPSSKLLVTDPNMLHSLGRSTSYWNYLTPEVGHGPVKGFRKLENPQIDPLSASYFYRGVVRDTLRRDIPTEEVKSCMQKERPRYSHWYHEPQNQRICSKRDHERHYVKNNPLLGSLLHTDSNREYFKHNIEYNHHQQLDLNHSTHDVPEEPKRESEKQKREELPLLVWREEAEKHNQQTNTSTHPKSSSSALRVLHRFAEGSLVELEGGRLKRVEDLRMDDLKRCAQLHPELTLRRFTVLKMTPSHTPTLSCLHLEIEHDHSQLSLEVSEGLPFFVCGHGWSSCNPRHTSQTCRLQCRQLKVGDVCLALTHLPTSSSQPANQSLAEVGGDHTVPKFHAETNPTLQKKHKSRKRHFTAPELREISKVHHTED